In the genome of Streptomyces sp. Tu 3180, the window CCGCATCGAGGTGGACAAGGAGACGGAGGCGTTCGCGAAGCTGGCGCTGGAGCGGATGCTGGCGCTGCCGTAACCGCCCGGTGCCGCGGCCGTCCATGGCGAGGGCCCACCCGGAACCCTGGTTCCGGGTGGGCCCTCGCCCGTGTGCGGGACCGGTCAGACCTGCGCCGGCTCCGCCTCGTCCCGGGACGCGGCGGCCTCGCCGGCGGCCGTCCCCTTCTTCAGCGCCTTCTTCTTCGCGCGCCGCTCCTTGCGGAGCTCCAGCATCGTGTAGAGCGTCGGCACCAGCAGCAGGGTGAGCAGCGTCGACGTGATCAGACCGCCGATCACCACCACGGCCAGCGGCTGGGCGATGAAGCCGCCCTCGCCGGTGATGCCCAGCGCCATCGGGAGCAGGGCGAAGATGGTCGCCAGCGCCGTCATCAGGATCGGCCGCAGACGGTGGCGGCCGCCCTCCAGCACGGCCTCGACCACGCCGTGGCCCCGGCTGCGGTACTGGTTGATCAGGTCGATCAGCACGATCGCGTTGGTGACCACGATGCCGATCAGCATCAGCATGCCGATCATCGCCGGGACGCCCATCGGGGTGCCCGTGACCAGCAGCAGACCGATCGCGCCCGTCGCCGCGAACGGGATGGACACCAGCAGGATCAGCGGCTGGGCGAGCGAGCGGAAGGTGCCGACCAGCAGCATGAAGACGATCGCGATCGCCGCCAGCATCGCCAGGCCCAGGTTGGCGAACGCCTCGTCCTGGTCCTCGGACACGCCGCCGATCTCCGCCGTCGCGCCGGCCGGCAGCGTCAGTGCGTCGATCTTCGCCTGGAGGTCCGTGCTCACCGCGCCCGTGTTGTCACCGGTCGGCCTGGCCGTGACGGTGGCCGCGCGCTGACCGTCGATCCGGGTCATGGACACCGGGCCGTCCACCATCTCGACGGTGGCGACGTCACCCAGCTTCACCGCACCCAGGCGCAGGTTCTCCAGCTGCTTCAGGGTGGTGGCCGGCTGGGCCGAGCGGATGACGACGTCGCGCTCGGTGTCGTCCAGGACCGCCTTGGCGGCCGGGGTGCCGCGCACCGCCTGGGCGACGGCGGCGCCGAGGGTCTGGTCGTCGAACCCGGCCGCGGCGGCCTTGTCATTGGCCTTCACCGAGATGCGGGGCACGCTCTGCGCCAGGTCGCTGGTGACGTCCGTGACGTCGTCCAGGGACGCCACCGCGTCGCGGACCTGGTCCGCCGCCTTGCGCAGCGCCTGCGCGTCGGACGCCTTGACGACCACGCTCAGGTCCTGGCTGCCGAAGCCGTCACCGGCCGCGATGGTGGTCGTGCCGATGCCGTCGAGCTCGCCGAGGCCCTTCTCGAGGCTGTCCTGCACGTCCTCGGAGGACGCGGAGTCCTCCAGCATCACCTGGTACGTCGCCTGGTTGGTGTCCGTGCCGCCGCCGAAGGCCGCCATCCAGCCGGACGAGCCGACCGTCACCTGGTAGTCCTTGACGCCCTCGGTGTCGCCGAGCAGCTTCTCGACCTTCTTCGCCTGGGCGTCGGTCGCGCTCAGGCTGGTGCCGGGCTTCAGCTCCTGCCGGACGGTGAGGACCTTCTGCTCGCCCTGGTCGAAGAAGTTGGTCTTCAGCAGCGGCGCCATGGCGAAGGTGGCGACCAGCACGACGACCGCGATGGCCACGCTGGTCAGCCTGCGCCGGGTGGCGAAGCGCAGCACCGGGACGTAGATCCGCTGGAGGCGGCTCCTCGCCTCCTTCTCCTCGGCCAGCCGGCGCGCCTCCTCGGCGTCCTCGGGGGTGCCCTTGGGGGCGCGCAGGAACCAGTACGACAGCACCGGGACGACCGTCAGCGACACCAGCAGGGACGCCAGCAGCGCGGCCGTGACGGTGAGGCTGAAGGAGCCGAACAGCTCGCCCACCATGCCGCCGACCAGGCCGATCGGCAGGAAGACGGCGACCGTGGTGAGCGTCGAGGACGTCACCGCGCCCGCCACCTCGCGCACGGCGTCCAGGATCGCCGACCGGCGCTCCTCCCCGTAGCCGAGGTGCCGCTTGATGTTCTCCAGGACCACGATGGAGTCGTCCACGACCCGGCCGATGGCGATGGTCAGCGCGCCCAGCGTCAGCATGTTCAGCGACAGGTCGCGCGTCCACAGCA includes:
- a CDS encoding efflux RND transporter permease subunit, which encodes MSWLSRFSLAQRALIGLMSIIALVFGVIAIPQLKQQLLPTIELPMVSVVAPYQGASPDVVENQVVEPVENSLEAVDGLTGVTSTASEGNAVIMASFDYGNDTQQLVADVQQAVNRARAQLPDDVDPQVVAGSTDDMPTVVLAVTSDKDQQALADQLDRTVVPALEDVEGVGQVTVDGVRDLQVTVTPDTAKLAKAGLTPQSLSQALQAGGATVPAGSFDEDGANRTVQVGAGFTSLRQIEDLMVTGEPGKGKPVRLGDVAAVEQEEARADSLTRTNGEPSLAVMATMDHDGSAVAISEAVEEMLPDLREDLGSGATLTVVSDQGPAVSQAIEGLTTEGALGLLFAVLVILVFLASVRSTLVTAVSIPLSVVLALIVLWTRDLSLNMLTLGALTIAIGRVVDDSIVVLENIKRHLGYGEERRSAILDAVREVAGAVTSSTLTTVAVFLPIGLVGGMVGELFGSFSLTVTAALLASLLVSLTVVPVLSYWFLRAPKGTPEDAEEARRLAEEKEARSRLQRIYVPVLRFATRRRLTSVAIAVVVLVATFAMAPLLKTNFFDQGEQKVLTVRQELKPGTSLSATDAQAKKVEKLLGDTEGVKDYQVTVGSSGWMAAFGGGTDTNQATYQVMLEDSASSEDVQDSLEKGLGELDGIGTTTIAAGDGFGSQDLSVVVKASDAQALRKAADQVRDAVASLDDVTDVTSDLAQSVPRISVKANDKAAAAGFDDQTLGAAVAQAVRGTPAAKAVLDDTERDVVIRSAQPATTLKQLENLRLGAVKLGDVATVEMVDGPVSMTRIDGQRAATVTARPTGDNTGAVSTDLQAKIDALTLPAGATAEIGGVSEDQDEAFANLGLAMLAAIAIVFMLLVGTFRSLAQPLILLVSIPFAATGAIGLLLVTGTPMGVPAMIGMLMLIGIVVTNAIVLIDLINQYRSRGHGVVEAVLEGGRHRLRPILMTALATIFALLPMALGITGEGGFIAQPLAVVVIGGLITSTLLTLLLVPTLYTMLELRKERRAKKKALKKGTAAGEAAASRDEAEPAQV